A region of Theileria annulata chromosome 2, complete sequence, *** SEQUENCING IN PROGRESS *** DNA encodes the following proteins:
- a CDS encoding uncharacterized protein (Signal peptide predicted for TA13245 by SignalP 2.0 HMM (Signal peptide probability 0.998, signal anchor probability 0.001) with cleavage site probability 0.516 between residues 24 and 25), whose translation MKKFRSPKIPALLLILLLFNPANIITKSIKLVNGLPINDNLLNILQNVDQESNLSNNTKKIDFKLFINPVGTDGNELTHYLKLKSALWLTNDEFTSLKNYLGDSDLSNALKILRRKFHRRYESQNLAKDSLKYQLLSALAFSSLQGKINVLKNGLNEQKPELLLLVSGYVSDHRSALDWKPLELDDSEFSFKVDTGNRPTTDQTPVTVTSEYDSSEYQRLIFDSIKLLDGSNTSTAPDESEQKSTKPEESTETQDSKQLSAQQETTPTEDSKPTIPEETEDSKQESTKQEESTPKVTEEPTVPEKSEQPAEPTKQEESTPKVTEEPTVPEKSEQQPAEPTVPGESTPTPIEQPNKQEETNKQPEESTTMESTSVNSVTPSSTPDTPEQTEESKQETTQQPEEAAQQPEPTVPGESTVPDLSKEESSVEKDQSVTNSDNTSKVKDSEVVDKENPALTEKTKSLQDQNPPDKTDNTPNSVNNSSENIENSDNSKELSDNEKTLKKGPPNSPADSTAANTDVSSDEMTDKLTNVVKKDGTNLKTTFTLGSDDASATKFHKSKNASSESGDESTSETASESEGGEKSNEDLLTELQKTHPPYNETELMNILQKVDTEDVNPSFKSPLTITLKIDFFSSDKRIHVPVVTSASLLLPETLFTMCLRDELTQQCAFELKDRLMARFEDEKSQAFKWAHLVSLLQALSLQGDVFIENYNMVSGSESQITISKREMIMPMKSLAFLNQLEGEASSTNQEAKISFKLHKGVLNIPVGISPTDIGQNYGVHAQLTRFLELYGDFEITHSLFDLPTQKRNKQEKSGKTGTSRTGKEEPSKVYTMDELLSMNIETKDLNNNIHYILSESDIIRYERALFSVPKRLSGYKLVWETVDKHPELQRLWIEALTLMKLMDKSDNLKNFLNNHTFKYQELKDLFEITYGIIAADNFDEARDFYETVGITQKDVDMNLGRVRSLFFAKTGTNVTRLPPTLKPMHPNCLINNMITSLSSYDLIERLQVMYVQWINRYKNSTDDINYDLAFLCAGSSVLLQHWHYFQLDQRFHDQPVPFITLITSFSRLAQGKYKNPERKQEIKDLINSKVAKQCRKYINAAGILATSPYKTATINMQPKSLLGAIGNALSVSMDAPALEVAYAMKDYFKAELSKGKFGNSLGICLGLQLLYRLNGCLSIERSNDFSLYSHNLLTMDTRDILEKYTQIDSNTKNINKYHQYLKFGCDPDNVTVHEALSKLMSLVSTQSHLDLMDELVRREMLSPDFTPEGYLAEPPEGSAKSDVVDLEDDTTTLLEAFDSTNARSLLEIANDIEEGSDDSDFQEASESFIQLDPSYTNNPYTTEGYVYNVSNIGIPNFKEMDNLYQQLLNTNLHGFTSLNKGFNTINKLFNSTDSSGNHPKSHNQSSHTKSGDKTFGGIMFDIRMERLDSRDDLIALDVPFTFHEKELDFIESLESKSLLKLLMYRMKKRVESLTNLYSSHEKPNGSGVLFLDELVAKANVDISTYESLLHIFELMPEDGYYFEYEGLVIPDDRVGKLTAKHIYKSLKHSNKANDKNIPPSSLVLQVIDPVDDRGIKELTMPKEHIKKHDELFYQKMTEL comes from the exons atgaaaaaatttcGTTCTCCAAAAATTCCAGCCcttttactaattttattactcTTTAACCCCGCTAACATTATTACTAAGAGCATAAAATTGGTAAATGGCCTGCCCATAAATGATAATCTACTCAATATCCTGCAAAATGTAGATCAAGAATCCAATCtttctaataatacaa aaaagATCGACTTCAAGTTGTTTATAAATCCAG TGGGTACTGATGGGAACGAGTTAACtcattatttaaagttGAAATCAGCTCTTTGGCTAACGAATGACGAATTCACGAGTTTGAAGAATTACTTAGGGGACAGTGATCTGTCAAACGCCCTTAAGATTTTAAGGCGGAAGTTTCATCGTCGCTACGAATCCCAAAATTTGGCCAAAGATTCTCTCAAATATCAATTACTCTCAGCTTTAGCTTTCAGTTCATTACAGGGTAAGATTAATGTACTCAAAAATGGATTAAACGAACAAAAGCCTGAGTTATTATTGCTAGTTTCAG GCTATGTGAGTGATCACAGAAGTGCTCTTGACTGGAAACCCTTGGAACTTGATGATTCTGAGTTTTCCTTCAAGGTTGATACTGGCAATAGGCCTACAACAGATCAAACACCCGTCACGGTCACCTCAGAATACGACTCATCCGAATATCAACGACTTATTTTTGATTCAATCAAACTTCTCGATGGTAGCAACACTTCTACGGCTCCCGATGAATCTGAACAAAAATCCACTAAACCTGAAGAGTCTACAGAAACCCAAGACTCCAAACAATTATCTGCTCAACAAGAAACTACTCCTACTGAAGACTCCAAACCTACAATACCTGAAGAAACTGAAGACTCTAAACAAGAATCTACTAAACAGGAAGAATCTACTCCTAAAGTGACTGAAGAGCCTACAGTACCCGAGAAATCTGAACAACCAGCAGAGCCTACTAAACAGGAAGAATCTACTCCTAAAGTGACTGAAGAGCCTACAGTTCCTGAAAAATCTGAACAACAACCCGCAGAACCTACAGTACCTGGGGAATCTACTCCTACTCCTATTGAACAGCCTAATAAACAAGAAGAAACTAATAAACAACCTGAAGAGTCTACCACTATGGAGTCAACTTCTGTTAATTCAGTAACTCCAAGTTCAACTCCTGATACGCCTGAACAAACTGAAGAATCCAAACAAGAAACTACTCAACAACCTGAAGAAGCAGCACAGCAACCTGAACCTACAGTACCTGGGGAATCTACTGTACCTGACCTATCTAAAGAAGAATCTTCAGTTGAAAAAGATCAAAGTGTCACAAATAGCGATAATACTAGTAAAGTAAAGGATAGTGAAGTAGTAGATAAAGAAAATCCAGCACTAACCGAAAAAACTAAATCATTACAAGATCAAAATCCTCCAGACAAAACTGATAACACTCCCAACAGTGTGAATAACTCTTCagaaaatattgaaaattcGGACAATAGTAAAGAACTATCCGATAATGAAAAAACTTTGAAAAAGGGTCCACCAAATTCTCCTGCGGATTCCACCGCTGCTAATACTGACGTTAGCAGTGACGAGATGACTGACAAACTGACCAACGTAGTTAAGAAAGACGGAACGAATTTAAAGACTACTTTTACTCTGGGAAGTGATGATGCCAGCGCCACAAAGTTCcataaatctaaaaatgCATCGTCTGAATCAGGAG ATGAATCTACGAGTGAGACTGCATCTGAATCCGAGGGTGGAGAAAAGTCTAATGAGGACTTATTGACTGAACTTCAGAAGACCCATCCCCCCTATAACGAGACTGAACTTATGAATATTTTGCAAAAAGTCGACACTGAGGATGTGAACCCTTCTTTCAAGTCTCCACTAACAATCACTCTTAAAATTGATTTCTTCTCCAGCGACAAAAGGATACATGTTCCTGTGGTAACATCTGCTTCCCTTTTGCTCCCAGAGACACTGTTCACAATGTGTTTGCGTGATGAGCTGACTCAACAGTGTGCTTTTGAGCTGAAGGACCGCCTAATGGCTCGTTTTGAGGATGAAAAATCCCAGGCATTTAAATGGGCACACCTCGTGTCACTTCTCCAAGCACTATCTCTACAAGGAGACGTATTCATTGAGAATTACAACATGGTTAGTGGATCAGAGAGTCAAATTACTATCTCAAAACGTGAGATGATTATGCCAATGAAGTCGTTGGCGTTTTTAAATCAACTTGAGGGTGAGGCCTCCAGCACCAACCAAGAGGCCAAGATATCCTTTAAACTCCACAAAGGGGTTCTTAATATACCAGTTGGAATATCACCCACCGACATAGGCCAAAACTACGGTGTTCACGCACAACTCACCAGGTTTCTCGAACTCTACGGAGACTTTGAAATCACACACTCACTATTTGACCTCCCAACCCAGAAGAGGAACAAACAAGAAAAATCGGGCAAAACTGGTACCTCCCGTACTGGAAAAGAAGAACCAAGTAAAGTATACACAATGGATGAGTTATTATCGATGAACATTGAAACGAaggatttaaataataacataCACTACATACTTTCAG AAAGtgatattatta gatATGAGAGGGCCTTATTTTCAGTGCCTAAGAGATTAAGTGGTTATAAATTGGTTTGGGAAACAGTGGACAAGCATCCAGAACTCCAAAGGCTCTGGATTGAGGCATTGACCTTGATGAAGCTGATGGACAAGAGTGATAACCTGAAGAATTTTTTGAACAACCACACTTTTAAGTACCAGGAACTAAAGGACCTATTTGAGATAACCTACGGTATCATTGCTGCGGACAACTTTGACGAGGCTCGTGATTTTTATGAAACTGTAGGTATAACTCAGAAGGACGTTGACATGAACTTGGGACGGGTTAGGAGTCTGTTCTTCGCCAAAACCGGAACCAACGTCACTCGACTACCTCCAACTCTTAAGCCCATGCATCCCAACTGTCtcattaataatatgataACTTCATTATCATCATATGATCTGATCGAGAGATTACAG GTGATGTATGTTCAATGGATTAACCGTTACAAAAATTCCACGGATGATATAAACTACGATTTGGCGTTTCTCTGTGCCGGTTCCTCCGTGTTATTACAGCATTGGCACTACTTTCAGCTTGACCAGCGGTTCCATGATCAACCAGTTCCCTTTATAACCCTGATAACATCATTTTCCCGTTTGGCTCAAGGCAAATACAAAAATCCTGAACGAAAGCAGGAGATTAAGGACCTGATCAACTCGAAAGTGGCAAAACAGTGCCGCAAGTACATTAACGCAGCTGGCATCCTAGCAACTTCGCCGTACAAGACCGCCACAATAAACATGCAACCTAAGTCTCTTCTCGGAGCTATTGGGAATGCGTTGAGTGTGTCAATGGACGCACCCGCTCTAGAGGTTGCCTATGCCATGAAGGATTACTTCAAAGCTGAACTCTCCAAAGGCAAGTTCGGCAACTCTCTTGGCATTTGTCTTGGTCTACAGCTTCTCTACCGTCTTAATGGCTGCCTATCTATAGAGCGCTCAAACGACTTCTCACTCTATTCGCACAACTTGTTAACCATGGACACGAGGGACATATTGGAGAAATATACTCAAATCGACTCCAATACTAAGAACATTAACAAGTACCACCAATACCTAAAGTTTGGATGTGACCCCGACAACGTTACGGTACACGAAGCGTTGTCAAAGCTCATGTCCCTGGTGTCAACCCAATCGCACTTAGACCTAATGGACGAGCTTGTCCGCCGGGAGATGCTCTCTCCTGACTTCACGCCTGAGGGTTATCTGGCCGAGCCTCCAGAGGGTTCAGCTAAATCTGACGTGGTTGATCTCGAGGACGACACCACCACTCTTCTCGAGGCCTTTGACTCCACCAACGCAAGGTCACTTCTCGAAATCGCCAATGATATTGAAGAGGGATCTGATGATTCCGACTTCCAAGAAGCTTCAGAATCCTTTATTCAACTAGATCCCTCATATACCAATAATCCCTATACCACAGAAGGTTATGTATATAACGTTAGTAATATTGGAATTCCAAATTTCAAGGAAATGGACAACTTATACCAACAACTGCTAAACACTAATTTACACGGGTTTACAAGTTTAAATAAGGGGTTCAATACTATTAACAAACTTTTTAATAGCACTGATTCCTCGGGAAACCATCCCAAGTCTCATAATCAAAGTTCTCACACTAAATCTGGAGATAAAACATTTGGCGGTATAATGTTTGATATAAGAATGGAAAGATTAGATTCTAGAGATGATTTAATAGCTTTGGACGTACCATTTACGTTCCATGAAAAGGAGCTCGATTTTATCGAGTCACTGGAATCGAAATCGCTTCTCAAACTCCTCATGTACAGGATGAAAAAAAGGGTTGAATCACTAACAAACTTATACTCTTCGCACGAAAAGCCTAACGGTTCTGGTGTCTTGTTTTTGGATGAGTTAGTAGCAAAGGCGAATGTGGACATAAGTACTTATGAAAGTTTATTGCACATATTCGAATTAATGCCTGAAGACGGCTATTACTTTGAGTATGAAGGTCTGGTCATACCAGACGACAGAGTTGGTAAATTGACTGCAAAACACATTTACAAATCCTTAAAACATAGTAATAAGGCCAACGATAAGAATATTCCCCCTAGCAGTTTGGTTTTACAGGTTATCGACCCAGTGGATGACCGAGGCATAAAGGAGTTAACGATGCCAAAGGAACACATTAAGAAGCATGACGAGCTATTTTACCAGAAAATGACCGAACTTTAA
- a CDS encoding nuclear transport factor 2, putative (PF02136 Nuclear transport factor 2 (NTF2) domain): protein MATEINSNFSNVGLQFVKMYYHLMENDSFYTHSSSNCPFYTFHSKLLIYLKFLTTFSSVNNNMFYRQGLAQFYTNESMMTFENSSFKGQSQILEKLLSNPSSKYAILTCDFQPSPNNGVVAFIMGTLTTRNLYQNTNYFLHIFYLYTLVNYSQS, encoded by the exons ATGGCCACTGAAATTAATTCAAATTTCTCTAATGTGGGTCTTCAATTCgtaaaaatgtattatcATCTCATGGAAAATGATAG TTTTTATACTCATTCTAGTAGTAACTGTCCATTTTACACTTTTCACTCGAAActactaatttatttaaaatttcttaCAACATTTAGTTCggttaataataatatgttttaCAGGCAAGGGTTGGCTCAATTTTACACAAATGAAAGTATGATGACATTTGAGAACAGTTCCTTTAAAGGTCAATCTCAGATTCTGGAGAAACTTCTATCTAATCCCTCATCCAAATATGCAATTCTTACATGTGACTTCCAACCTTCACCTAACAATGGCGTTGTAGCTTTTATTATGGGTACCCTCACTACACGAAATTTATACCAAAacactaattattttttacacattttttacTTATACACTCTTGTTAATTATTCTCAGTCTTAA
- a CDS encoding peptidyl-prolyl cis-trans isomerase taCyP precursor, putative (Contains a putative signal peptide;~Signal peptide predicted for TA13185 by SignalP 2.0 HMM (Signal peptide probability 0.992, signal anchor probability 0.000) with cleavage site probability 0.873 between residues 17 and 18) has translation MKFLVLKLFLLVSYALCRKPKPVEPSHKVTHHVHLEVQTGEKATETLVVGLYGDLVPKTVNNFVSLCEGTKIGDKHYSYVDSFFHRVIPNFMVQAGDIVNGNGTGSISIYGDMFEDENFTAKHKKGVIAMANRGPNTNGSQFYITTVATNWLDGRHVVFGELLEGEYTLQAIEATGTDSGKPSVQTVIKSCKVKKL, from the exons ATGAAATTTCTGGTCTTGAAATTATTCCTATTAGTATCCTATGCCCTATGTAGGAAGCCTAAACCTGTAGAACCCAGCCATAAAGTCACTCATCACGTTCACCTTGAAGTTCAAACTGGAGAAAAGGCTACAGAAACTTTGGTTGTAGGACTTTACGGAGATTTGGTCCCAAAGACCGTAAATAACTTCGTTTCTTTGTGCGAAGGCACGAAGATTGGTGATAAACATTATTCTTATGTTGATTCTTTTTTTCATAGAGTTATTCCCAACTTTATGGTACAG GCGGGAGACATAGTGAACGGGAATGGCACCGGGTCCATAAGTATTTATGGTGATATGTTTGAAGATGAAAATTTCACTGCAAAACATAAAAAAGGCGTTATCGCAATGGCAAATAGAG GTCCAAATACTAATGGATCCCAATTCTATATAACAACTGTTGCTACAAATTGGCTGGACGGGCGCCACGTTGTTTTTGGAGAGTTGCTTGAGGGCGAGTACACTCTACAAGCGATTGAGGCTACTGGGACAGATTCTGGAAAGCCCTCAGTACAAACAGTTATTAAATCGTGTAAAGTAAAGAAGCTGTAA
- a CDS encoding aspartate aminotransferase, cytoplasmic, putative: MGSFFEDLVYKPLDLNFGPATLARADPHPDKLDLSLGVYRSELGKPVLFNVVAEVRGMIASDKAQMEEYLPLLGNPDFSEVSRDLLFKTPDTDEAEYKLLCERICSLHTASATNGIFLGLLLLKYHIKLAKRTHTSNPCWVGYPTIVDNVGLEYHEHKYLNFVDSTLDLEGILSYYETLERGDILLIQVSGHNPCGVDPNREEWERIGEVIKRKGLIPFLDIAYQGYASGDIVEDAYPIRMFAALEVDFFVSHSFSKMMTIYSGRLGCLHVVLGRKDERLRENLISNLRHMARGIHGTPVRLYSEIALKILTTPSLKERWLEELRGAYMRIKKARELLYKRLNELKVPGKWEHVINQKGMFCYLNISERLVHRLREKHHIYLIFNSRICIAQLNDKRVEIFAKALKDVLENE; the protein is encoded by the exons ATGGGCTCATTTTTTGAAGATTTGGTGTACAAACCACtggatttaaattttggcCCTGCAACACTAGCTCGAGCGGATCCTCATCCTGATAAGCTCGACCTTTCACTTGGAGTCTATCGTTCAGAACTGGGCAAACCAGTCCTTTTCAA TGTTGTGGCTGAGGTTCGTGGTATGATAGCCAGTGATAAGGCCCAGATGGAAGAATACCTACCATTATTGGGTAATCCGGACTTTTCTGAGGTTTCACGTGACTTACTGTTTAAGACTCCAGACACCGACGAGGCCGAGTACAAGTTACTATGTGAAAGGATCTGTTCACTACACACAGCCTCTGCAACCAATGGAATCTTTCTCGGCCTATTACTACTCAAATATCACATCAAGCTTGCAAAA AGAACACATACAAGCAACCCTTGTTGGGTTGGTTATCCAACAATTGTTGATAATGTCGGATTAGAATATCATGAACACAAATATCTCAACTTTGTTGATTCAACTTTGGACCTTGAAGGaatattatcatattaTGAGACTTTGGAAAGGGGTGACATTCTGTTGATTCAGGTATCGGGACATAACCCCTGCGGCGTGGATCCCAATAGGGAAGAGTGGGAGAGGATTGGCGAGGTGATTAAGAGAAAGGGCCTAATTCCATTTCTAGATATTGCTTACCAGGGTTATGCTTCAGGCGACATTGTTGAGGACGCTTACCCTATTAGGATGTTTGCCGCTTTAGAGGTTGATTTCTTTGTATCGCATTCATTTTCTAAGATGATGACCATTTATTCTGGTAGATTAGGGTGTTTGCACGTG GTTTTGGGGAGGAAAGATGAAAGATTGCGTGAGAATCTTATATCGAATTTGCGCCACATGGCCAGAGGAATTCATGGAACGCCTGTTCGTCTATACTCTGAGATAGCTCTCAAGATACTGACTACACCCTCGCTGAAGGAGAGGTGGCTGGAGGAGCTGAGGGGCGCATATATGCGCATCAAAAAAGCTCGCGAACTACTGTACAAGCGCCTCAACGAGCTAAAAGTTCCGGGAAAATGGGAACACGTAATTAACCAAAAGGGTATGTTCTGCTACCTTAACATATCCGAACGGCTAGTCCACAGGTTAAGGGAAAAGCATCACATTTACCTAATTTTCAATTCAAGGATTTGTATAGCGcaattaaatgataaaagGGTTGAAATATTCGCCAAAGCTTTGAAGGATGTGCTGGAAAATGAATAA
- a CDS encoding cytochrome c oxidase subunit, putative, whose protein sequence is MLKLIRINFQSYSQLLQRCHLLESRRGYVHFHRSKSHDFELPLDTMPKDIDALMRSDPQKMDYFGSYWYWRIRGESTLMDTDTLPQKSYKQLAKDLGMQVVSEPSEHMLGLLELYEYLKTSAFVGPFGTIQNPVLVPSVMTERVVGCTGGSGEHEHVPLWFRCREGFLYRCGECDQIFMLVRVLYSLPDGEDPFPPDPDVNDVFDNDIIAKGHFKWNTGDYLKWPLGNATYKQLFLQGKWGNVPMDNYEPDTSDVVDMQPLHKHKQYSQL, encoded by the exons ATGTTAAAACTGATTAGAATAAATTTCCAAAGTTATTCTCAGTTACTTCAAAGATGTCACTTGTTGGAGAGTAGGAGAGGCTACGTTCATTTTCATCGATCAAAATCACATGATTTTGAGCTCCCTCTGGACACTATGCCCAAGGACATTGACGCTTTGATGCGTTCTGACCCTCAGAAGATGGACTACTTCGGTAGTTACTGGTACTGGCGCATAAGAGGTGAGTCAACACTAATGGACACGGACACTCTTCCTCAAAAGAGCTACAAACAGTTGGCTAAGGACCTCGGGATGCAGGTCGTTTCCGAGCCCTCAGAACACATGCTGGGCTTACTTGAGTTGTATGAGTATTTGAAGACTTCTGCATTTGTTGGTCCTTTTGGTACTATACAAAATCCTGTATTAGTACCCTCAGTAATGACTGAAAG GGTGGTTGGATGTACCGGGGGGAGCGGTGAGCACGAACATGTTCCATTGTGGTTCCGATGTCGTGAGGGGTTTCTGTACCGTTGCGGAGAATGCGATCAGATTTTTATGCTCGTTAGAGTGCTCTATTCGTTACCAGACGGCGAAGATCCTTTTCCTCCTGACCCCGACGTCAACGACGTATTTGATAACGACATTATTGCCAAGGGGCATTTTAAATGGAATACTGGCGATTATCTCAAATGGCCTTTAGGAAATGCCACTTATAAACAGTTATTTTTACAAG GTAAATGGGGAAATGTACCAATGGATAATTACGAACCGGACACAAGTGATGTAGTTGATATGCAGCCGCTTCACAAACACAAACAATATTCACAACTCTAG
- a CDS encoding histone h3-like, putative (PF00808 Histone-like transcription factor (CBF/NF-Y) and archaeal histone, PF02969 TATA box binding protein associated factor (TAF)), with protein MSREIDEDEELVEEVADDDFENFHVEFGNKPEETINLFSESSQPSQRSTLSQPPSRTEPSQLSSQSQPELFDDLTQIRVETSALDSVNDYADDVDKVETIVRPEVKTKKRGRPKVIKGKSAHPSVVRKTQTHTNLVDKRVTVQEGAKPPVMNPAHIISEYKKQKLTSEEAFDALIRYRINSMLPRPSEKMHYNKDGEISIPKGYKFGRSRDSTGKPLKRQGLTRIEREIMAYQKSTHMLIPRAIFARIVREIAQSWWAGSGQIRFTVEALAALQVATEDEITKLLEISTACSHHAKRITLRVDDMRLARFCRGRQEYEFSNILP; from the exons ATGA GTAGGGAAAtagatgaagatgaagaatTGGTTGAAGAAGTTGCCGATGACGATTTTGAAAACTTCCATGTCGAATTTGGCAACAAACCCGAAGAGACGATAAACTTATTCTCAGAATCATCACAACCATCTCAACGTAGTACACTATCACAACCTCCATCCCGAACCGAACCCTCACAACTTAGTTCACAGTCCCAACCTGAATTATTTGATGATTTAACCCAAATTAGAGTTGAAACAAGTGCGTTGGATAGTGTTAATGATTATGCTGATGATGTTGATAAAGTTGAGACAATTGTGAGACCGGAGGTGAAAACTAAAAAGAGAGGAAGACCGAAGGTTATTAAGGGCAAGTCTGCCCACCCTAGTGTTGTACGTAAAACACAAACCCATACTAACCTTGTGGATAAAAGAGTAACTGTTCAGGAGGGAGCAAAACCTCCAGTAATGAACCCTGCGCATATAATCTCAGAGTATAAGAAACAGAAGCTCACGAGCGAGGAGGCGTTTGACGCACTCATTCGATACCGCATCAACAGCATGTTACCTCGACCATCGGAAAAGATGCATTATAACAAGGACGGTGAAATTAGCATTCCTAAGGGATATAAGTTCGGCAGGAGCCGCGATTCTACTGGGAAACCCCTGAAACGCCAAGGCCTGACCCGTATTGAGCGCGAAATAATGGCATACCAAAAGAGCACACACATGCTTATCCCGAGAGCAATTTTCGCTAGAATCGTTAGAGAAATCGCACAAAGCTGGTGGGCCGGTTCAGGACAAATCAGGTTCACAGTAGAAGCTCTGGCAGCCCTCCAAGTGGCCACTGAAGATGAAATCACCAAACTACTTGAAATCTCAACTGCCTGTTCACATCATGCCAAGAGGATCACACTCAGAGTAGATGACATGAGGCTCGCAAGATTCTGCAGGGGAAGACAAGAATACGAATTCTCAAATATATTGCCCTGA
- a CDS encoding serine/threonine protein phosphatase pp-x isozyme 1, putative: MSDIDRDIAQLKKCEYLSENEVKLLCNKAKEILIEESNVQYVDSPVTVCGDIHGQFYDFKELLEVGNDIPQTSYLFMGDFVDRGYYSVETFLLLLCFKVRYPDRITLIRGNHESRQITQVYGFYDECIRKYGSVNVWRYCTDIFDYFSIGALIDNQFFCIHGGLSPSILTIDEIRCLDRKQEVPHEGPMCDLLWSDPEAMDGWGASPRGAGFLFGGDVVRQFCHQNNIRTIARAHQLVMEGYKWWFNKSLITVWSAPNYCYRCGNIASIMEVDENLNCNFKKFEAVPPDKRGIPAKKPLPDYFL, encoded by the exons ATGAGTGATATAGATCGAGATATAGCTCAACTTAAGAAATGTGAATATTTGAGCGAAAACGAGGTTAAATTACTGTGTAATAAAGCCAAAGAAATTCTCATCGAAGAATCCAATGTACAATATGTCGATTCGCCAGTTACA GTTTGTGGCGACATCCATGGCCAATTTTATGATTTCAAAGAGTTATTAGAGGTGGGAAATGACATTCCTCAGACCAGCTACCTGTTTATGGGAGATTTTGTTGACCGAGGTTACTACTCTGTCGAGACCTTTTTGCTCCTGCTATGTTTCAAGGTCAGGTATCCTGACCGCATAACTCTTATCAGAGGGAACCACGAGTCGAGGCAGATTACTCAGGTGTATGGGTTCTACGACGAGTGTATCAGGAAGTACGGCAGCGTCAACGTGTGGCGTTACTGCACTGATATCTTCGACTATTTTTCCATAGGAGCTCTCATCGACAACCAGTTCTTCTGCATCCACGGCGGCCTCTCCCCCTCAATCCTCACCATCGACGAAATCAGGTGCTTGGACAGGAAGCAGGAGGTTCCTCACGAGGGTCCGATGTGCGACCTGCTCTGGTCAGACCCTGAAGCGATGGATGGCTGGGGTGCTAGTCCCAGGGGCGCTGGATTCCTCTTCGGCGGCGACGTAGTACGCCAGTTCTGCCACCAGAACAACATTCGAACTATCGCAAGGGCTCATCAACTCGTGATGGAAGGATATAAGTGGTGGTTTAACAAGAGCCTCATCACTGTCTGGTCAGCTCCCAACTACTGCTACCGTTGTGGAAATATCGCAAGCATAATGGAGGTGGATGAGAACTTAAACTGTAACTTCAAAAAGTTTGAAGCTGTTCCACCTGACAAAAGGGGAATACCTGCAAAAAAACCTCTACCAGactattttttataa